The following coding sequences lie in one Danio rerio strain Tuebingen ecotype United States chromosome 3, GRCz12tu, whole genome shotgun sequence genomic window:
- the LOC141381349 gene encoding uncharacterized protein: MCTQPPLPTLRTRATTQLIRTRATTLLFSTRATTQLIRTRATTQLIRTRATTQLIRTRATTQLIRTRATTQLIRTRATTQLIRTRATTQLIRTRATTQLIRTRATTQLIRTRATTQLIRTRATTQLFSTRATTPLFRTRATTQLIRTRATTQLIRTRATTQLIRTRATTQLFSTRATTPLFSTRATTQLIRTRATTQLIRTRATTQLIRTRATTQLIRTRATTQLIRTRATTQLIRTRATTQLFRTRATTQLIRTRATTQLIRTRATTQLIRTRATTQLIRTRATTQLIRTRATTQLIRTRATTQLIRTRATTQLIRTRATTQLIRTRATTPLFSTRATTQLIRTRATTPLFSTRATTQLIRTRATTQLFSTRAATTPLFSTRATTQLIRTRATTQLFSTRAATTPALEI, translated from the exons atgtgcactcaaccccccctccccacTTTACG aacgcgcgcgacaacacagctgatcagaacgcgcgcgacaacactgctattcagtacgcgcgcgacaacacagctgatcagaacgcgcgcgacaacacagctgatcagaacgcgcgcgacaacacagctgatcagaacgcgcgcgacaacacagctgatcagaacgcgcgcgacaacacagctgatcagaacgcgcgcgacaacacagctgatcagaacgcgcgcgacaacacagctgatcagaacgcgcgcgacaacacagctgatcagaacgcgcgcgacaacacagctgatcagaacgcgcgcgacaacacagctgatcagaacgcgcgcgacaacacagctattcagtacgcgcgcgacaacaccgctattcagaacgcgcgcgacaacacagctgatcagaacgcgcgcgacaacacagctgatcagaacgcgcgcgacaacacagctgatcagaacgcgcgcgacaacacagctattcagtacgcgcgcgacaacaccgctattcagtacgcgcgcgacaacacagctgatcagaacgcgcgcgacaacacagctgatcagaacgcgcgcgacaacacagctgatcagaacgcgcgcgacaacacagctgatcagaacgcgcgcgacaacacagctgatcagaacgcgcgcgacaacacagctgatcagaacgcgcgcgacaacacagctattcagaacgcgcgcgacaacacagctgatcagaacgcgcgcgacaacacagctgatcagaacgcgcgcgacaacacagctgatcagaacgcgcgcgacaacacagctgatcagaacgcgcgcgacaacacagctgatcagaacgcgcgcgacaacacagctgatcagaacgcgcgcgacaacacagctgatcagaacgcgcgcgacaacacagctgatcagaacgcgcgcgacaacacagctgatcagaacgcgcgcgacaacaccgctattcagtacgcgcgcgacaacacagctgatcagaacgcgcgcgacaacaccgctattcagtacgcgcgcgacaacacagctgatcagaacgcgcgcgacaacacagctattcagtacgcgcgcggcgacaacaccgctattcagtacgcgcgcgacaacacagctgatcagaacgcgcgcgacaacacagctattcagtacgcgcgcggcgacaacacccgctttag AAATTTAG